CTATAACCTTCAAATTATTTTTTGCAACTTTTTTATTGCTTCTACTATTTGGATAATATTTCTTGTCTTAGGTTTCGTTATCAATAGTTCCTTTTACCAAATTAATTCATTGCTATTTGTAGTTAACTCCTTTGTTTTAACGGTTTTCTGCTTAAGTCTAAGTTTTTTTGTCTCTACTTTTTCAACTAAGAATTCCATTGACCCCATAGCCAATTGCCTTTCCCTCGGGTTAGCCTTTTTAGGTGGCCCATTTATCCCACAAGATCTTTTGAGTGATAAATTGAGTACCATAGCGATCTTTAACCCTTTATATTGGTATGTAAAAGTAAATGATTCCATCGTTGACATCACAAGTTTCAGTTTTTCTACACTTCAGCCTGTTATATATGGGATAATAGTTCAGCTTGCCTTTGCTTTTGCTATATTAGCTATAGCGCTGGTTGTAATTAAACAAAAACGACAAGCACTTTAATGCTATTAACTATTAAGAAACGGTTTGGATTTATCCAAACCGTTTCTTAATACTGATTTTTTATAGGGTAAAATCACAAACTTTAGCTTTCAATACTTTTTAATCTATTTTTTAACTTACATCTTAAGTCTACAATTGTTTCATATATAATATGATTGGTTCCGGAAATATTAAAAGGTAGCTTTTCATCTTTGTTTTTTCTACACATTAATATAGTGGGTTTGTTTTTCCCATGGCTTAATCCAATTTCATACATTACGTTAGGATTTGCTCCCGAAGTATCGCCTATTACAATATCTGATTTATCAATTTGCTTTCGTATCATATCAATAATTTCATCATTATGTTCTATTTCATCTACACGTTCAACAATAGCTCCTAGTTTATCCGCAATATCACGGATGCCAAGGATATAGACATCATGGAACTCCTTAGAAAAAGGGATAGCAACAAAAATTCTTTTAGCTTTATTATTTCTTATTTTAATTTTATTGCTTATCATTTTTCTTTGTTTATAATCTAAGTTTACAACCAAATCTTTAGCTTTTATTAACTCAATACCATATTCCGCTGCTACAATCTTTGACTGCTTACTAAACCCACTTATACTTGCAATTATTGCTTTGTCAGCTAGTCTCTTTTGTTTTAAAAAATGAAAACTACTAGCCATAGACTTAACAACGCTAACGTCTACTTTTCTACTATAGCCTTTGCACTTAACAATTGTTGTTATCTCTGTTCCACATGCTTTTTTCTCTTTTACCAAAATATCAATTTGTATTCCTGCTAGACCAACATCTACTTTTACTTTTCTCCCTAGCTTATAATAATAAAAGGCAACCCTTTCTTCAAGCTGATAGTTTCCCAAATTTATATAGTCCATGTAAAATACCCCTAAACTATTATATTTAAAAATTTAACAACCGCTACTTTTTAAAACAAAACCTCAATTATTTCTTTGTATAAAGTGTTCTGTCATAAAAGATGTATTAGCAGATAGTTATTTTATATTTAAAATCTAAAAAAGATGATTTTTGCGAAATGCAAAAATCATCTTTTTAATGCTTTACTATATATTATATTTTACTACTAAACTAGGGTCTAGCACTCTAAATGTAAAAGACTCAGTTATGAATAGTTTTACTTTTTTGTTGTCGTGGCCTTCGTACCCTATACTAAAGTCTTGGCCTATAGTCATTTCTAAATCTTCATGATCATACGGTACTAATAGAGCACCTTCTAATTCTTTTGAGTAAACTATTTCAGTCTTTAAAAAATCCTCAATTAGTTTTTTCAATGGGTAGCCTTGGGAAGTTTTATTTATTAATTTCCAGCCTTCATCACCCACGATCAATGTATATGGACCGCTAGAGTAAGCGTGTTGAAGTTTTAGCACCCCAGCTGAAATTGATTCTAAAATGCCATTAGGCTCATTACCAAAACTTAGGTTATGCTCCGCTACCTCGCAAAGTCCTTTTATACCTCCGTCTTTATATCCATTATATATTGTGTTTTCTTCAAAAGCAGCTACTTTTTCTGCCGCTTCTTCTAAGGAATCTAATTCAATATCTTTAGCTCCACGGATGATATTATCCATTTCCCATCTATCTAACTCAAAGCTTATCCGTGTTTCTACTAAAGGTTTAACGCTATACATACCAGTTTTAACTTCGCCGTTATTCTCTGGTAATAACTCTAGCCTGCCATTTGTTACTGCATTAAAGTCCCAACCCTTTGGACCATCAACTTTTACAACTTTTCTAGCAGACAGGTGGGTTTTTAATACTTTGGCAGTAGTTTCTTCAATTTCCTCCCAAGCTTCCTTACTCAAAGGAGCTAATGATCTTTTAAGCATATCCATTTTTGTATCTCCCCTTTTTAGTTATTTTTTCATATCTCCAATAGACAATCCGCCAGAGTCCTCTCCTTCTTCACCATGGTGCCCCATTATAGGACCTTCTTTAAATAAAGTCTCTTTTAACTCTTCATCCCAAACACCCATATTTCTTCTAAGCCACTCAATGGTCATGACGGCATGTTCTATTTCTTCATCTCTGTTATGTTCGAATATTTTCTTTAAATCTGGGTCATTTGTAGTAGCAACTCTTTGGTTGTAATAATCTACCGCTTCAACTTCCTCTTTTAAGCTTGTAATTGCTTTAGAAATGTTTTTAGTTTTTTCATCTAACTGTTCAATCGGCTCTTGATAGTTACTCATTATTTTACCTCCCCATATTTATTATACTATGTATGGTAACATATTCCTTCCCCTTTTGCAATAAGTTTTTAGAATGTTTTACTAATATAAATAGTACTCAGTACTGAATTTCCAGAGTTATTTAAAAGAAAACATCCTATAGCATAGGGTTAATTTTCCTTAAATCAATATGTCTTTTCCCTAATATAAAAAAATGGCTATTCTCAGGTTTTTATTGTTAAAGTATCTATTTAAGAGATATACTACAGTTAGTTTATTTTCTCAATAAATTAAACCACCTACAGAACAACTCTAGTAGGTGGTTTAATTCAATGATTATCTTACTTTTTCTATCTTTTTCACTGTGCCATTACTTAAAGTAATAATTTCATCAAACAAGGTTGTTTTATCAACGGAAAAGCCGTGGGAGGCAACTACTATAATCTTTTCCCGTTTCTTAAACCCCATCAACAACTCTATTGCCATGTTGTAGTTTTCATCGTCTAGCGCATTAAAGGGTTCATCTAAAAGTAAAATGTCCGGCTCCTCCATTATAGCTTGACAAATTCCAAGCCTTTGTTTCATACCTAGTGAAAATGTACTCACCTTATCATTACGATAGTTATACAAATTTACTTTTTTTAGCGCTTTCTCTATGTCAGTTAATGAAATTCTATTATTTATTGAAGCTAAGTATTTTAGATTGTAAAGGGCAGTTTCCCCTTCTAAAAATGAAGGGCTTTCAATCATAACACCAAAGCTATAGTCTTTATCTTTTACAACCTTCCCTTTATTTGGCTTTATTAACCCACAAAGCATTCTAAGAATCATTGTTTTACCACTACCGTTATGACCTTTCAACAAATACGCCCTTCCTTTTTTTGCTTCTATGCTGACATCATGTAGTATTTCTTTGCCCTTTAAATCTTTATGTACCTGTGATAGTTTAATCATTTTTCACCTCTCCATAAAATTCATATTCTTTATTTTTAAATATACAATAAAGTATCGTAGCCAATATCAATAATTTTGAGGTAATTAAAAGTATTGGGTGTTTCTGATAGTTTGGAGATACCACAGTTAATACTGACATAAATTGGCTATAGTAGGCTAAAAATTGAAAAAAGATTAGCAATGTTAAGCAGCTAAAGTAAATAACAGACTTTTTAACTCGAATCATGTTAAACAAAACTATAATCAAGCCCCACTTCATAAAAGTCTGTACATATAAGCTAAAAATAAAAACTAGCCATTTTATCTCCATAGGAGTTGACTGAATAGAAAAAGCTAGATCTGCCAGCAACTTTAAAGCTGACAGTATCAACACAGTTTTACCAACTTCAAAAATTGTAAATTTATAAAATGCTGCCTTTGAACTCCTTGGAATAATATAATCTGATAGTAAAAATAAATTACTTGTTTTACTCATAAGAAAATATATAAAAATTGCACCGACAGCTAAATTTAACGTTAAAAGAAAAACTGACAGATCCCCTGTTCCATTGTTCACAGCTGTAACAAGTTGTTCTATTCCACTAAAATTCCAACTTTTAGTATAGCTCACCGCCATCCTGTTAATCAAATAAAAAAAAGCGGTGACATAAAAAATATTCCTTCGTTTCATTATAAGTACTCCCTCTTGCTAATAGTGGCAGAGACATAAACCATCAACATAAAAGCTATAAAAATTAAAATAACATACAAATTGTTATTTACAAAACCATAAAAATCACTATCCCCCTTAACAAAACTTATGGTTAGCAGAGAAATCAAAAAGGTAAAATTGATAATAACATTTGTTAATAAAGCAATTACATGCTTTGAATATCTCAAATAAATTACTAGATAAACCATGTAA
This genomic interval from Proteinivorax tanatarense contains the following:
- a CDS encoding restriction endonuclease, producing MDYINLGNYQLEERVAFYYYKLGRKVKVDVGLAGIQIDILVKEKKACGTEITTIVKCKGYSRKVDVSVVKSMASSFHFLKQKRLADKAIIASISGFSKQSKIVAAEYGIELIKAKDLVVNLDYKQRKMISNKIKIRNNKAKRIFVAIPFSKEFHDVYILGIRDIADKLGAIVERVDEIEHNDEIIDMIRKQIDKSDIVIGDTSGANPNVMYEIGLSHGKNKPTILMCRKNKDEKLPFNISGTNHIIYETIVDLRCKLKNRLKSIES
- a CDS encoding family 1 encapsulin nanocompartment shell protein, with the protein product MDMLKRSLAPLSKEAWEEIEETTAKVLKTHLSARKVVKVDGPKGWDFNAVTNGRLELLPENNGEVKTGMYSVKPLVETRISFELDRWEMDNIIRGAKDIELDSLEEAAEKVAAFEENTIYNGYKDGGIKGLCEVAEHNLSFGNEPNGILESISAGVLKLQHAYSSGPYTLIVGDEGWKLINKTSQGYPLKKLIEDFLKTEIVYSKELEGALLVPYDHEDLEMTIGQDFSIGYEGHDNKKVKLFITESFTFRVLDPSLVVKYNI
- a CDS encoding ferritin-like domain-containing protein, which produces MSNYQEPIEQLDEKTKNISKAITSLKEEVEAVDYYNQRVATTNDPDLKKIFEHNRDEEIEHAVMTIEWLRRNMGVWDEELKETLFKEGPIMGHHGEEGEDSGGLSIGDMKK
- a CDS encoding ABC transporter ATP-binding protein, with the protein product MIKLSQVHKDLKGKEILHDVSIEAKKGRAYLLKGHNGSGKTMILRMLCGLIKPNKGKVVKDKDYSFGVMIESPSFLEGETALYNLKYLASINNRISLTDIEKALKKVNLYNYRNDKVSTFSLGMKQRLGICQAIMEEPDILLLDEPFNALDDENYNMAIELLMGFKKREKIIVVASHGFSVDKTTLFDEIITLSNGTVKKIEKVR